The Desulfovibrio fairfieldensis sequence GAAGTCTTTTGGAGCGCCTCGGTCCCGCGCCGGGACCGTGCAGCCTTCTCATGGACAGGGCATACGAAGGCAATGAAACTCAGTGCCTAAGCCGTAGCTTGGGCTACGACCCGGTTGTTCCGCCAAATCCCAATCGGCTGAAACCGTGGGAGTATGACAAAGAACTGTACAAAAAACGCAACGAAATTGAGAGACTCTTCAGACGGTTAAAAGGCTTCAGGCGCATAGCAACTCGATATGACAAGCTGGATGTCATTTTCCTTGCCTTTATCGTTTTTGCTCTCATCGTCGAGGCTCTCAAATAGTGTTAACAGGCCATAGGGCATTCCAACGTTGGAATGCCCTAACGCCGAACACGGTGAGGCGCGCCGCGAAGACCGACCCGACGGGCGGCCCGTAGGGCCGTGCCTGTAGCCCAAAGGGCGCACGGGCATCGAGAGCAACGCGGCGTGGATTCCGGCGATAACCGCGTTTTTTGCCGGAATGACCCCTTTGAAACGTATAGCGTGTCAAAGGTAATCTGCCTTGGAGCAGTTGACACTTTTCATGCCTGAACTGTTCCAGGAGGCCAAGGGGAGGGCCATGCCGGTCAACGCCGAACACATCGCCAGTTTCAAGCAATGGCGGCAAAATCTGGACAAGGACGACCGCTGGTGCATCATGATCAATGCCGACCCGGACGCCTTGGCTTCGGCCATGGCGCTCAAACGGATCATGCTGCACAAGGTGCACAGCGTGGACATCATGCGCATCAACGAGGTGACCCGGCCGGACAACCTGGCCATGATCCGTTATCTGCGCATCCCGGCCAAACCCTGGCAGCCGGAAAAGGCGGGACAGTATACCCGTTTCGGCATGGTGGACTCCCAGCCCCGGCACAATCAGGCCTTCGCGGGCATTTCCTACGACCTGATCATCGACCACCATCCCCTGACGGACCTCACGGACTGCACCACGCCCGCGGCCTTTTGCGACATCCGGCCCGGCATCGGCGCCACCAGCACCATGATGACCCGCTTTCTCCAGGCTCTGCGCATGCGCCCAGGCCCGCTGCTGGCAACAGCCCTGCTCTACGGCATCCGCACGGACACGGCGGCCTTTGAGCGCTCCGGCGGCGAGGAGGACTTACGCGCTTACCAGTGGCTCTCCCACCATGCGGACAACAATCTGCTGCGCCGGATCGCCCGCAGCGAATATCTGCGCGCCTGGCTGCCGCTCTTTTCGCGCGCCTTCCGCTCGCTCACCGACTGCCGGGGCGGCGGAGCCCACGCCACGCTCGGCGAAATCAAGAGCGCGGACCTGCTGGTGGCCATTGCCGACTTCTTTACCCGTGTGCACGGCCTGAAGTGGATCGCTGTCAGCGGCATTGTGGACAAAACCGTGATCGTGATCTTTCGCGGCGACGGCGGGCGGGACATCGGCCGTCTGGCCGACGCCTGTTTTTACGACGTGGGCACCGCCGGCGGGCACCGCAACCTGGGCCGGGCGGAATTTCCACTTTCCGCCGTACCCGAGGGCGTCAAAGCCGCCGACTTTGTGCAGCAGCGTCTGCAGACCCGCAAGCTGCGCCCCAAAGCCGCGATCCAGCCCGTCCCTCCGCCCCCGGAACCGGCCCACCCTGTCGCCAAATCCTGATCGCGCTGAAAAAAATGGACTGGAACGCCGCGCTTTACCGGAAAAGCCATGGTTTTGTGGCCGAATACGGCAAAAATCTGCTGGCCTGCGTCCCGGAAGACGCCGGCCAGTGTATTCTGGATTTCGGCTGCGGCACCGGCGAGCTGACCGCCGCCCTGGCCCGGAAAGCCGGGCAGGTGATCGGCGTGGACCAGTCCGCCGCCATGATCCGGGCGGCGCGCGAAAAGTATCCCGGTCCGGAATACCATGTTCTGGACGCGGCCGGTCTGGCCGTCCAGGGCTGGACGGCCCGTTTCGACCTGGTCTTTTCCAACGCGGTTTTTCACTGGATTCAGGATCAGGACGCGCTGCTGCGCGCCCTGCATGCGGTTCTGAAGCCGGGCGGCCTGCTGGTCTGCGAATTCGGCGCCCAGGGCAACGTGGCGGCCGTGTGTTCGGCCTTTGCCTCGGCGCTGGCGGCTCGCGGCCGGACCCGGTCCGAGCCCTTCTATTTCCCCGCACCGGCGGCATACCGCCGAAAACTGGAAACAGCGGGCTTTCAGGCCCGGCAGATTGAGGACTACGACCGCCCCACGCCCCTGTCCGGCGGGGAAAACGGCCTTGCCCACTGGCTGGAACAGTTTTTCGCCGGGGATCTGGCCGGTTTTGAACAAGCGGAACAAGTGAAAATCTTCCGCGAGGTGGAATGCGCCCTGCGGCCGCGCCTCTGGGACGGGGAGCAGTGGGTCGCTGATTACCGGCGGCTCCGGCTGCTGGCCGTCAGAAGCTGAACGACCGGGAGGCTCAGTCCTCGCGGCGGCCGCAGACCAGGGCCAGGCGGCGGCCCGATTCCGCGTAGTGCTCCAGCAGGGTCCGCTGGATATGCCGGGGATCGCGCCCGCGCACGGCGTCGTAAATGACTTCGTGCCGCTGATAGAATTCGCGCGGTGAAAAAAGCGTGTCCCAGCACTTGTAGTAGAGGAATTTGGAGATGTGCGCGCAGGAATTGCGCGCGATGCCCGCCATCAGACGATTGCGGCAAGGGGCCAGCAGGGCGTCGTGGAAGGCTTCGTCAATCTGGCTCAGTGCGGCCAGACCGGCGGCGGTGCGGCTCTGGCGCTCCATCTCGGCCAGAATTTCCTCCACCCCGGCTTGTGCCTTGTCGTCCCAGCGCTCCAGAGACTGGACAATACAGGCACCTTCCAAGGTACCGCCCAGGCAATAGCTGTCTTCAATCTCCCGCGCCGTAAGATGCCGAATGAACTTGGCCTTCTGCGGCAGACCCGTGACCAGACCCTGTTGCAGCAGGCTTTGCAGGGCTTCGCGCACCGGCCCCCGGCTGATGCCGAGATGTTCGGCGATCTCGGTTTCACGGATGGGATCGCCGGGCGAAAGGGTGCCGTCCAGCAGGCGCTGCTTGATATAGGCGATGGCCTGGGCGCTGTACGTCTTGACCTGAGACAAGGGGGGCTCCTCATGTTTTTGTCCCATGAGGTAGACTTACGCCGGCGTAATGTCAACATTTCCGGACGCGGGCGAACCTTTTTCCCTCCCGTGCCCGCGGGAACGATCAACCCTGCCCCGGACAGCCGCTGATCGGGCCTGTCCGGGGCAGGGTGGTTTGCATTGCTAGGCCGCCTCTCCGTTTTCGCCGGACTCGGCGAAACGGCGGTTCCAGCCGGTCAGGACCGAGAAGAGCAGCACCGCCAGCAACGCCCAGGAGTAGGGATTGTACAGGGCAGCGCTGATGGGCGGCGCCGCGATGCCGTAACTCTCGGCCGCGCTGTAGAGAGCGCCGTACCAGGCTGCCACGGCGATATGCCAGGGCAGGATGAAGAAGACCGTGCACACCGCGCAATCCATGAGATTGGCGCGCCGCGCCGCCGCCAGGCGGAATTTTTCGCCCATGGGACGTACCAGGCTGGGGCCCACCAGAAGTTCCGCCGGTGCATTGGCCGAAATGGGAATGGACGCCAGAATGGTCACCCCCACGATGAAGAGTTCGGCCTGGCGCACGGTGGCCACCACGCTTTTCCGGGCGAACTCCAGAATCTTGCCCATGATGCCGCATTCCACAAGAATCTGGGTCACGGCCAGAATCAGGATGGCGAAGATGATGGCCCCCACCACGCCGTCGATGCCGGACTGGATGATGCCCGTGGAGCCCCCGGCCTTGGCCGGGATGCCGAAAATATCGCCGGGCTTGAGCGTGCCCGCGCAAATGCCCGCCAGGGCCGCGGTCACGTTGCCGTAAATCAGGGCTTCAATGATATGCCTGCCGCGCAGGGCCGCAACCACGACCACCACCAGGGCCAGCAGCATGAACACGCCCGACGGATTCAGCGTGGCTTTGATTTCGGGCAGCACGCGCACCTCTCCGCCGCCGCCGAACATCAGAAAGACGATGCCCGAGATGACGGCCGCGCTCATGGCCAGCGGAAAACGGCTGCGCACCACCTCGCGCATGCTCGCGCCCTGAGTATACGCGGAAACAATGGTCGTGTCCGACACCGGGGCCAGATTGTCCCCGAAGGCCGCGCCGGACAGGATAGCCAGGCCGAGCATGGCCGGGTCCGCCCCCAGAAAGTAGCCCGCCGGGTACAGCACGGGCGTCAGGGCGATGCAGGTGCCCGTGCTGGTGCCCGTGCCCAGCGCGAAAAGCATGGCCGCCAGGAAGACCAGCAGGGTGAAGACCGCGCCCTGCGCCCCGGTGGTCATGCCCAGCCAGAGCAGACCGTTGACCAGGCCCCCGGCGGCCATGAGTTTGCCGAAAACCCCGGCGAACAGCCAGGCCGTAACGATGACGATGCCCGTCTTGTCGCCGATGCCGCGCATGGCGGCCTTGCAGTATTCCGCCTTGTCGCGGGCGAAAAACAGCCCCACGGCCAGGGCCAGCCAGGCGCAGGCCCAGAAAGGCTTGGTGCCGCCGCGCCCGGCCACGGAGAGCCAGACCAGGCCAATGACAAGAATGGTCAGAGGCACCAGCCCGCCCAGCATGCCGCCGTACATCCGCAGTGTTTTTTCCTGCATGGTCCTTTTCCTTGTGCTTGTCCCGGCTGAGCCGGGAAACTGCCGCGCGCCGGTTCCCATGGCGGAAGCGGCGCGCGGCAGGGGCGTTTATGACTTCTGCCGGAAGGAATCCAGATAGGCATAGAGCGCCGGGGAACCGCCGGTATGCAGGAAAAGCAGGTTCGCGCCTTTTTTGAAATGATCCTTGCGCACCAGGTCCATCAAACCGGACATGGCCTTGCCCGAATAGACCGGGTCCAGCAGGATGCTTTCGGTGCGCGCCAGGAGCTTGACCGCCTCCACCATGGCGTCGGTGGGCAGGGAGTAGCCCGGCCCCACGTAATCGTCATAGGCCACCACGGCATCGCGCGGAATATCCATGCTCA is a genomic window containing:
- a CDS encoding DHH family phosphoesterase, with product MPVNAEHIASFKQWRQNLDKDDRWCIMINADPDALASAMALKRIMLHKVHSVDIMRINEVTRPDNLAMIRYLRIPAKPWQPEKAGQYTRFGMVDSQPRHNQAFAGISYDLIIDHHPLTDLTDCTTPAAFCDIRPGIGATSTMMTRFLQALRMRPGPLLATALLYGIRTDTAAFERSGGEEDLRAYQWLSHHADNNLLRRIARSEYLRAWLPLFSRAFRSLTDCRGGGAHATLGEIKSADLLVAIADFFTRVHGLKWIAVSGIVDKTVIVIFRGDGGRDIGRLADACFYDVGTAGGHRNLGRAEFPLSAVPEGVKAADFVQQRLQTRKLRPKAAIQPVPPPPEPAHPVAKS
- a CDS encoding class I SAM-dependent methyltransferase, with the translated sequence MDWNAALYRKSHGFVAEYGKNLLACVPEDAGQCILDFGCGTGELTAALARKAGQVIGVDQSAAMIRAAREKYPGPEYHVLDAAGLAVQGWTARFDLVFSNAVFHWIQDQDALLRALHAVLKPGGLLVCEFGAQGNVAAVCSAFASALAARGRTRSEPFYFPAPAAYRRKLETAGFQARQIEDYDRPTPLSGGENGLAHWLEQFFAGDLAGFEQAEQVKIFREVECALRPRLWDGEQWVADYRRLRLLAVRS
- a CDS encoding GntR family transcriptional regulator, giving the protein MSQVKTYSAQAIAYIKQRLLDGTLSPGDPIRETEIAEHLGISRGPVREALQSLLQQGLVTGLPQKAKFIRHLTAREIEDSYCLGGTLEGACIVQSLERWDDKAQAGVEEILAEMERQSRTAAGLAALSQIDEAFHDALLAPCRNRLMAGIARNSCAHISKFLYYKCWDTLFSPREFYQRHEVIYDAVRGRDPRHIQRTLLEHYAESGRRLALVCGRRED
- a CDS encoding Na+/H+ antiporter NhaC family protein → MQEKTLRMYGGMLGGLVPLTILVIGLVWLSVAGRGGTKPFWACAWLALAVGLFFARDKAEYCKAAMRGIGDKTGIVIVTAWLFAGVFGKLMAAGGLVNGLLWLGMTTGAQGAVFTLLVFLAAMLFALGTGTSTGTCIALTPVLYPAGYFLGADPAMLGLAILSGAAFGDNLAPVSDTTIVSAYTQGASMREVVRSRFPLAMSAAVISGIVFLMFGGGGEVRVLPEIKATLNPSGVFMLLALVVVVVAALRGRHIIEALIYGNVTAALAGICAGTLKPGDIFGIPAKAGGSTGIIQSGIDGVVGAIIFAILILAVTQILVECGIMGKILEFARKSVVATVRQAELFIVGVTILASIPISANAPAELLVGPSLVRPMGEKFRLAAARRANLMDCAVCTVFFILPWHIAVAAWYGALYSAAESYGIAAPPISAALYNPYSWALLAVLLFSVLTGWNRRFAESGENGEAA